Part of the Candidatus Nanopelagicales bacterium genome is shown below.
TGCGACGGCGCATGAGGAAGAAGACTGCCGTAGCGCTGGCACCCACGAGGGCACCGATTGCCAGGAGTAACAGCACGGATTCAAGGGGAAGATTGCTCGTAGCCATGGCTTCACGATGGCACGGGGGCCTGACAATTTGGCGCTCTGAGAGGATGGCCGGCGTGGCCCTAACTATCGGAATCGTCGGACTCCCCAACGTAGGCAAGTCGACGATGTTCAACGCACTGACCAAGAACAACGTGCTCGCAGCGAATTACCCCTTCGCAACGATCGAGCCCAACACCGGTGTGGTGGGTGTTCCTGACCCTCGGCTTGAGGATCTGGCCCGCATTTTCGGCTCCGAGAAGATCCTTCCGGCAACCGTGATGTTCGTGGATATCGCGGGCATCGTGAAGGGCGCATCCGAAGGCGCAGGCCTTGGCAACAAGTTCCTTGCCAACATTCGTGAATCAGATGCCATCTGTCAGGTGCTTCGCGCATTCGTTGACGACGATGTCGTGCACGTTGAAGGTCGCGTTTCTCCAGAAGAAGACATGGCAACAATCAACACCGAATTGATCCTCGCTGATCTTCAGTCACTTGAAAAAGCCATTCCACGTCTTGAAAAGGAAATACGCACCGATAAGTCAAAGGTCGCAGTACTTGAAGCTGCTAAGGCTGCTGAGGTGATTTTGAATGAGGGCAGCACGCTCTTCCAAGCTGGTGTTGATGTTGAGCCCCTACGCGAGTTGTTCTTGCTCACTGCAAAGCCTTTTGTCTACGTGATCAACGTTGATGAAAATGAACTTGGCGATGCAGAATTCAAAGAGCGGATGAATCGTTTGGTTTCTCCTGCCGAAGCGGTGTTCCTTGATGCCAAGTTGGAATCAGAACTCGGTGAACTCGATGATGAAGAAGCGATGGAACTTCTGCAGTCGGTTGGGCAAACAGAGTCAGGCTTGAATGCGCTTGCTCGCGTTGGATTCGCTGCCCTTGGTTTGCAGACCTACCTGACCGCTGGTCCAAAGGAAGCACGCGCATGGACCATCCCCGTTGGTGCAACAGCACCAGAAGCTGCAGGTGTTATCCACACTGACTTCCAGAAGGGATTCATTAAGGCAGAAATCGTTTCCTTTGCTGACCTTCTTGAAAATGGATCAATGGCTGAAGCGAAAGCTAAAGGCAAGGTTCGTATGGAAGGCAAGGACTACGTGATGGTGGACGGCGACGTTGTGGAATTCCGTTTCAACGTCTAAACCACAAGATGTTTCGCTGCTAGCCTTGAACCAT
Proteins encoded:
- the ychF gene encoding redox-regulated ATPase YchF encodes the protein MALTIGIVGLPNVGKSTMFNALTKNNVLAANYPFATIEPNTGVVGVPDPRLEDLARIFGSEKILPATVMFVDIAGIVKGASEGAGLGNKFLANIRESDAICQVLRAFVDDDVVHVEGRVSPEEDMATINTELILADLQSLEKAIPRLEKEIRTDKSKVAVLEAAKAAEVILNEGSTLFQAGVDVEPLRELFLLTAKPFVYVINVDENELGDAEFKERMNRLVSPAEAVFLDAKLESELGELDDEEAMELLQSVGQTESGLNALARVGFAALGLQTYLTAGPKEARAWTIPVGATAPEAAGVIHTDFQKGFIKAEIVSFADLLENGSMAEAKAKGKVRMEGKDYVMVDGDVVEFRFNV